The following coding sequences lie in one Variovorax terrae genomic window:
- a CDS encoding proteasome-type protease: MTYCVGIKLNAGLVFLSDSRTNAGLDQISTFRKMIVYEKPGDRFMVLLSAGNLSISQSVREMLQVEQLKEHEDSEPITIWNAQSMFDAARVLGAAVRHVYERDADSLKASGVEFNVSLIFGGQIQGEAMRLFQVYSAGNFIEATPETPYFQIGESKYGKPVLDRVLTPLTPLDEAAKCALVSMDSTLKSNLSVGLPLDLVVYDVDQFQTDKVVCIDNDNPYFKMLHDSWGQKLRQVFDSIEDPLWNGGHTDVPLKMPQSRHQPLKKISNPQEKLI; this comes from the coding sequence ATGACCTACTGCGTCGGCATCAAACTCAACGCCGGCCTGGTGTTCCTCTCCGACTCGCGCACCAACGCGGGCCTGGACCAGATCAGCACCTTCCGCAAGATGATCGTCTACGAGAAGCCGGGCGACCGCTTCATGGTGCTGCTGTCGGCCGGCAACCTGTCGATCTCGCAGTCGGTGCGCGAGATGCTGCAGGTCGAGCAGCTCAAGGAGCACGAGGACAGCGAACCCATCACCATCTGGAACGCGCAGAGCATGTTCGACGCCGCGCGCGTGCTGGGCGCGGCCGTGCGCCATGTGTACGAGCGTGATGCCGATTCGCTCAAGGCCTCGGGCGTGGAGTTCAACGTGTCGCTGATCTTCGGCGGCCAGATCCAGGGCGAGGCCATGCGGCTGTTCCAGGTCTATTCGGCCGGCAACTTCATCGAGGCCACGCCCGAAACGCCCTATTTCCAGATCGGCGAGTCCAAGTACGGCAAGCCGGTGCTCGACCGCGTGCTGACGCCCCTCACCCCGCTGGACGAGGCCGCCAAGTGCGCGCTGGTGTCGATGGATTCCACGCTCAAGTCCAACCTCTCGGTCGGCCTGCCACTGGACCTGGTGGTCTACGACGTCGACCAGTTCCAGACCGACAAGGTGGTCTGCATCGACAACGACAACCCCTACTTCAAGATGCTGCACGACAGCTGGGGCCAGAAGCTGCGCCAGGTGTTCGACAGCATCGAGGACCCGCTGTGGAACGGCGGCCACACCGACGTGCCGCTCAAGATGCCGCAGAGCCGGCACCAGCCGCTCAAGAAGATCAGCAACCCGCAGGAAAAGCTCATTTAG